AATAATTCATGAAgtcattaataaaaaggttGTAATCAACTATTATAATCGCTTTATTCAACTGTAATGAGGCCATATGTGACCTCATTATTTTTCACTTCTAACGAAGccactttttttaaatagttttattcaaaatatttattgatataaaaacaagtCAGTTGCAAgttatctttattttgtactacatttgatatttttaatttctttatcacAGTTAATGAGAAGTCCTATGGAAATtatatctgtttttttatataaaaattttttttttataaaaaaaaaacaccttacaaaatgacattttttgaattttttaattgtataaatagataaaatagtaaaaatatattttttgtttccctGCCTTATtaaagtgttataaaaatgtttaaaaaagtttttgcaTTCTTATTTATGTAGTGATTCTTTAAATTCGAAATCTATGCTAATAAAGCcattacgaaaaaaataaatgagatagAGTGGTTAAtttgttcttttatttttcttatcatcATTTAATAATGTGACTATCAAATCacctaattataattagtacagTAATTTAATGGGCACATTATGaattacaaaaactaaatattctaatataaacTATCCCCCACAGACTAGACGACTAGACTAAGctaacaaattaattgtaagCAAGATTGCTTCTTCGTCGGTTGTGAGTATCTgctaattacttttaaaaagtgtGCCAAAACACAAACATTGTGTACTTATACTATAAAAGACTCAAAACAGATAACATTTAGATTAGCACGATGCCATTGTTATCCAACTTGGAAATTTGGAACTAaacttcaatatattataaaaatatatctaagcAGTCAGTAACTATCAGTAATTATGACCATTATTATCGCTATTGAGCATGGGCATACTTATGTATATCCACAGTTTGatgtatttacttttatatttagcttgtaggaaatcaaatataattttattgatataatactCACCTGTCTCAATATATCATAGCTATTTGTGTGTATAAAGCATAGGCGAATGCTATCGACACAATGAACACCCAGTACGGTTGTATTAGATATATCGCATACGATATCACGGCTACTATAATTATGaagtataatatttccatttaatGGTTTGAGGTGAAGTGGTATGCATgttgtttacaaattatttcacattttgACATTTTGGAAACAATATGACAATTTTATTGCGTGGTTAGGTGTgagtttactttttttattatataaccttttttataaaacattttaggcTTTAGAAATaacactatatttaatataagtgaaTAGGATttaattatgtgttttttaaacttctatgtgtgaatcttttattttttccaacGTGTTGATCAAGCACGGAAGATACTGATTTAGTTGATCCGATTAGGGAATTTTCTGTAGAATAACAACCGTTTTGAATGTCACTTTGTATCCTGGCTATggatcttttatatatagactTTATTTCTTCAGTAGTATGCGGCGCTGGttgacttaaaatattgtagttGTCACTATTCTCTGTTCTAAAAGCTCTGagaagaaaaatacattttctatataaatttttcaatagatTTTGATATAAGAATTTAGTTAAATAGGGGAAATTACGGTGAGGAAGAGAGATAAAATCTTAccagatttaattttattacaaagattTTCAgtgaagaaattaaataacgtaGAATAACGAATCTGAACTTTGttctctatatatttttcttacccTGGTACCCATTTCGGCTTACGATGCGTTCTTATTTCTCGAAATTCATCTTTGAATTTCTCTCTGTCAtaaattgatttgtttttaCTCACAGGTAGATGCCATTCATCTATCTTAGGTTTTGGAGATCGCACctgttataaagataaaatagtacagtttttagtatttattgtCTGTCagtgttacttttataatttaataatttatattaattacccaaaatatatttctgtataatctaatattgattaaatagtGTATTGTAATACTTCAAACGAAAACCTTGATTCTCTTTTTAGATATATGAGATATCttcaaaatattgaatgtGGAATTTAGCAacatccaatttttttttaatataatatgcattAGATATACATcagattgataaaaaattagcAATCCGCCACAGTTTCTTCGTTTTTAAAACCCGTGTCACAATGTGTTAGAATTTAGATAGTCTTAAATATGTAAGGATTCacgatgtatatatatatatatatatatatatatatatatatatatatgaattacaaataacaaaaaaaaataagcaaaattaCGTTTATAGTGTACCTAAATGGCTTCACTTACATTCCACTTAGAAATGACTAAAATTTCACAAcgaaaagcatttttttcGAATGTACTTAGTATTTCATAGTATGTAGACTAACAGATAAAAAGCGTAAAAATCTAACAAGCATATAAAAACGGCCTTTTGTCTCACCCAAGGAATGTTAGCGTATGTGTAATATGTTAGAACGTCTTTAGAATTTGACGGTTTATTTAGTTGTTCGGCCGTGAATGGTCGATGATGCAATCGGCTCGTAGTTAGATATGGGTCCAAATATTTCTCGAATCCGTCATGCCTTGTATCCAGTGGCTCTATTTCTTTATGGCAAAGCTCTAACtgcaatagttttaatggaccaataacaatataatatttattatattaaattaaattaaatccttgttttgaatagaaataatgtatacaatataACTAAGCGAATATGTATTGTACGTCTTATAcaaaaacacataataaaacatactgGATCTGTACAAATTGTGTTCGGATGTTTAAATTGATCTTTATTCGTAATAACTCTGCTTGGAATTACGGGTTGAAGGTAGGAGTTCCTCATTTCAGATGTTCCATGAGCTGTTATTGCTGGAATATTGACGTCGAGCTGGAATcgaaataaacaagaaatcaTTCGTAAAGTTTCAATGTGGCAGAACATTAGAGAGAAAGCAtatcttgtttatattttctatactgtgaaaaaaataatattttaaagaacataatatgtaaaaacgtttatacataatatgttgtTAATGTACAATTGCATCGAGTCTATTAAGTTTGTAACTGTCTAGTAAGAAagtctgaaataaataaaaaaattgtcttacCTGTCTACTTGGAGGATATATATACGAGTTTTCGATGCATGAATTGTGCTTGTTGAATCTATTTGTTTCTGATATTTTGTAGCCAAAATCAAAGCtattttgtgatttaaataGGTCATTTGTCACATTGTAATCTCTTCTGTAACTCCTTTCTTCATTTACGGGATGTTTCtgagtaaaataatatcaactaTATAGTAGATTGtacatttatgaaaaacaatttatgatGATTAcctgtacatttaaatattaataggtgatgtctcatttaaaaattaccaaaaaaaaaataatcaattaatagaGAAAATTTAAGGAGTAATAAGAAGAagcaataaaacaaactttatttatgtacaacaAAGTCGAAAGCTAATaagttctttaatttatttgttcggCGATTCGTACATTAATTCACAtcaagttttgttttatacaaatttagttCTTTCTCATAAAAACATAGGCGTTggtaattcatttaaaacattcgtATCATATTGGCATCACACAAAAGAAAGTTTTAGATGGTACAACCcttcaaacatacatataattttaaaaattaagaaacctttataaaatactatctTGACTGGATACTTACTGAAATTATTCAACAAATAGCTACGTTTTCTTTCTAagctttacatttaaaaccaaatttaatataataaaatctaaggAACTAAAGGAAACCGTAATGTGTTTTGCATAgagagaaataaaacaatatacttatttaccaaaattaagcttttttaaatttcactcaTTAATTTAACTGTTACATGACTtttatgtttgatattttcCGTGTTCGCAACTATATACACATATGTTGTATTCAGATTAAGTATCATTAAGATTTTCTAACTGCATACAACTCTGTTACTATTGaactgatttaaataaagatattaattagttttcaGCGACAATAGACTTATTAAAACCAAACTAAAATGTGACTTATTCATTCTAAGATatggtttatattataaaaatcatcataTTCTGTAAGCTTTCATACTTACTGACGCCAGCATTACTTCAGGATTACTCCGCCACACCCTGGCCATAGTTTCACTCGATATTCCAGTgttgaaacattttttgacTGGGTAATCCACATTCAATGGATCCCAATacgtagtttttaatttctccGGATAATTCGCTTGCGT
The window above is part of the Danaus plexippus chromosome 7, MEX_DaPlex, whole genome shotgun sequence genome. Proteins encoded here:
- the LOC116770533 gene encoding uncharacterized protein LOC116770533, giving the protein MDTQANYPEKLKTTYWDPLNVDYPVKKCFNTGISSETMARVWRSNPEVMLASKHPVNEERSYRRDYNVTNDLFKSQNSFDFGYKISETNRFNKHNSCIENSYIYPPSRQLDVNIPAITAHGTSEMRNSYLQPVIPSRVITNKDQFKHPNTICTDPLELCHKEIEPLDTRHDGFEKYLDPYLTTSRLHHRPFTAEQLNKPSNSKDVLTYYTYANIPWVRSPKPKIDEWHLPVSKNKSIYDREKFKDEFREIRTHRKPKWVPGAFRTENSDNYNILSQPAPHTTEEIKSIYKRSIARIQSDIQNGCYSTENSLIGSTKSVSSVLDQHVGKNKRFTHRSLKNT